In a single window of the Hydrogenobaculum sp. 3684 genome:
- a CDS encoding TQO small subunit DoxD yields MESVSGYSSKSVSNSNIDILQLLAFVVLPVRLVYAWMYISAPLRRVVLASGKLDPNSPLWVGHKFNSFLPHASNILWLHDFVRYLVLHPDLLASFLWVFTIIEFLTGLGIALGLLSRLSAIGGTLLPLGMLLGAGWQGATCLDEWQIGSTGVAMGLTLFFAGSGVLSVDCLLMNKYPKLKESGWFKWLGSGPIFDNPAFNKIAIVGALFALFVTMGTNQYFQGGVWGKLHNFGKVLDVKVSNAHIQNGNLVFEAYRISGSSAAMAWIPKIDLIKDGKVIYTWDQKAITSLPPSSIKNIYINKAKINQYALGMRLGAKAIITLPLPQNLNLTHGQYTLVLHEIGGQKFSTTFTY; encoded by the coding sequence ATGGAAAGTGTCAGCGGTTATTCATCTAAAAGTGTTTCAAATAGTAACATAGATATATTACAGCTACTTGCGTTTGTAGTTTTACCAGTAAGACTGGTATACGCTTGGATGTATATATCTGCACCATTGAGAAGGGTGGTTTTAGCCAGTGGAAAGCTGGATCCAAACTCGCCTTTGTGGGTAGGGCATAAATTCAATTCCTTTTTGCCTCACGCATCAAATATACTATGGCTTCATGATTTTGTTAGATACTTAGTGCTTCATCCAGATCTTCTGGCTAGTTTTCTATGGGTATTTACTATAATAGAATTTCTTACTGGTTTAGGCATAGCTCTTGGACTTTTATCAAGGCTTAGCGCTATTGGTGGGACGCTTTTACCCCTTGGAATGCTCTTAGGAGCAGGTTGGCAAGGTGCCACATGCCTTGATGAGTGGCAAATAGGCTCTACGGGTGTTGCAATGGGACTCACGTTATTTTTTGCCGGAAGCGGTGTTTTAAGTGTAGACTGTCTTTTGATGAACAAATATCCAAAGCTTAAAGAGAGCGGATGGTTTAAATGGCTTGGTAGTGGTCCAATTTTTGATAACCCCGCTTTTAACAAAATCGCTATAGTTGGCGCTCTTTTTGCTTTATTTGTCACGATGGGTACGAACCAATATTTCCAAGGGGGTGTATGGGGTAAACTTCACAACTTTGGCAAAGTCCTCGATGTAAAAGTATCCAATGCACACATACAAAATGGAAACCTCGTTTTTGAAGCCTATAGAATAAGTGGAAGTTCTGCTGCTATGGCTTGGATACCAAAAATAGATCTTATAAAAGATGGTAAAGTAATTTATACCTGGGATCAAAAAGCGATAACCTCTTTACCACCTTCAAGCATAAAAAATATATACATAAACAAAGCTAAGATAAATCAATACGCTCTTGGTATGAGATTAGGTGCTAAGGCGATAATCACCTTACCGCTTCCACAAAATCTAAATTTAACACATGGTCAATATACTCTTGTATTACATGAGATAGGTGGTCAAAAGTTCAGCACAACATTTACCTATTAA
- a CDS encoding ferritin-like domain-containing protein yields MDNKTIIEYLNYNISLEHSAIIQYLFHAYTINDEGLENKLEEIAREEMKHLRMFAHKVVELNGIPAIDKRAQVFLEAPTLQDLLQLDIEAESMAIEEYSKQLSNIEDKSIKKIFERIIDDENSHLHIFKDLQKKVLETSKEFGENPILDENKLKIVSTLNTFLQKQYQTILETLYQSFVTRHKDMSLSDELEQRAIDKMKHMGWIAEEISEKGQKPNFSLPNNVNTLENKDEIIAYQIKDQETSSNQIKAIESSVEDSDLKWILDRISRREIHYKDLEAFLENPKTKEEDIAKVVNALTVGSLFKKH; encoded by the coding sequence ATGGATAACAAAACAATCATAGAATACCTAAATTACAACATAAGCTTAGAGCATTCTGCTATTATCCAATACTTGTTTCACGCTTACACAATAAACGATGAAGGCTTAGAAAATAAACTCGAAGAGATAGCAAGAGAGGAGATGAAACACCTTCGCATGTTTGCCCATAAAGTAGTAGAGCTTAACGGTATACCAGCTATAGACAAAAGGGCCCAAGTATTTTTGGAAGCCCCTACGCTTCAAGATTTACTTCAGCTTGATATAGAAGCTGAGAGCATGGCCATAGAAGAGTATTCAAAACAACTAAGCAATATAGAAGATAAAAGCATAAAAAAGATATTTGAAAGGATTATAGATGATGAAAACTCACATCTACATATTTTCAAAGATCTCCAGAAAAAGGTATTAGAAACATCAAAAGAGTTTGGGGAAAATCCTATTTTAGATGAAAACAAACTAAAGATAGTAAGCACATTAAATACATTTTTGCAAAAACAATATCAGACTATATTAGAAACCTTATATCAGTCTTTTGTAACAAGGCACAAAGATATGTCTTTGAGCGATGAGTTAGAACAAAGAGCTATAGACAAAATGAAACATATGGGCTGGATAGCCGAAGAGATATCAGAAAAAGGTCAAAAACCAAACTTTTCTTTGCCAAACAATGTAAATACGCTTGAAAATAAAGATGAGATAATTGCCTATCAGATAAAAGATCAAGAAACATCTTCCAATCAAATAAAAGCTATAGAAAGTAGTGTAGAAGATTCCGATCTAAAGTGGATTTTAGATAGAATATCAAGAAGAGAGATACACTATAAAGACTTAGAAGCTTTCTTAGAAAATCCGAAAACAAAAGAAGAGGATATAGCAAAAGTTGTAAACGCTCTAACGGTGGGAAGTTTATTTAAGAAACATTGA
- a CDS encoding glycosyltransferase family 2 protein: protein MKCISVVIPSYNASKFLLKAINSVKNQTYLPKELIVIDDGSTDNIKELLKDIKLPFDFRLLTNEKNKGRSYSRNLGAKESACDFVAFLDADDIYFPHHLEELSKEKGDLVYSIPRTFIDEEDKIIRVSKKAYPDLKSMILGGMVGYPSGIMVKKERFLAFNESLHQREDWELFLRYYKNNLDIKIIDKNTVGIREHGKRTSRSKEYFDYTMKVYKMHKDIADANMYLSISETAFRFKEKSLGFEFLIKALKQNPKALDIRRLWNIIKRIPKV from the coding sequence GTGAAATGTATAAGTGTAGTTATACCCTCTTACAACGCTTCTAAGTTTTTATTAAAAGCCATAAACTCTGTAAAAAATCAAACATACCTTCCAAAAGAGCTTATAGTAATAGACGATGGATCTACTGACAACATAAAAGAGCTTTTAAAAGATATAAAACTACCCTTTGATTTTAGGCTTTTAACAAACGAAAAAAACAAAGGAAGAAGCTACTCAAGAAACTTAGGGGCAAAAGAAAGCGCTTGTGATTTTGTAGCGTTTTTGGATGCAGACGATATATACTTTCCCCATCATCTTGAAGAGCTCTCAAAAGAAAAAGGGGATTTGGTTTACTCTATTCCAAGAACATTTATAGATGAAGAAGATAAGATAATAAGAGTATCAAAAAAAGCTTACCCCGATTTAAAAAGCATGATACTTGGGGGAATGGTAGGATATCCCTCTGGTATCATGGTAAAAAAAGAACGTTTTTTGGCTTTTAACGAAAGCCTCCACCAGCGAGAAGACTGGGAGCTATTTTTAAGATATTACAAAAATAACCTTGATATAAAGATTATCGATAAAAACACCGTAGGGATAAGAGAGCACGGCAAAAGAACAAGTCGGTCAAAAGAGTATTTTGACTATACGATGAAGGTTTATAAGATGCACAAAGACATCGCCGATGCAAATATGTATCTTAGCATATCTGAAACTGCCTTCAGGTTCAAAGAGAAATCTTTGGGTTTTGAGTTTTTAATAAAAGCCCTAAAACAAAATCCAAAAGCTTTAGATATTAGAAGACTTTGGAATATAATAAAAAGAATACCAAAAGTATAG
- the hslV gene encoding ATP-dependent protease subunit HslV has translation MDVKDKLLHATTVIAVRKNGQTAIGSDGQVTLGSQILKHGARKIRRLHKGTVLVGFAGGAADGLALMERLEGKLEEHRGNLARAAVELAKEWRTDRYLRRLEAVLIACDKESMFLLSGNGDVIEPDEPILATGSGGDFARSAAKALYYHTDKSAEEIVKISLDIASDICVYTNKHFSIELL, from the coding sequence ATGGATGTAAAAGATAAACTCCTTCACGCTACCACTGTAATAGCTGTTAGAAAAAATGGCCAAACGGCCATTGGAAGCGATGGGCAAGTAACACTTGGCTCTCAGATACTAAAACACGGTGCAAGAAAGATTAGAAGACTTCACAAAGGCACTGTACTTGTGGGCTTTGCAGGTGGAGCAGCAGATGGGCTTGCTCTCATGGAGAGGCTTGAAGGTAAGTTAGAAGAGCACAGAGGAAACCTAGCAAGGGCAGCTGTGGAACTTGCCAAAGAATGGCGCACCGATAGATATTTAAGAAGATTAGAAGCGGTCTTGATAGCTTGTGATAAAGAAAGTATGTTTTTGCTCTCTGGTAACGGTGATGTTATAGAACCAGATGAACCCATATTGGCCACAGGTTCTGGTGGTGATTTTGCAAGAAGTGCCGCTAAAGCCCTATACTATCACACCGACAAAAGCGCCGAAGAGATAGTAAAAATATCTCTTGATATAGCATCCGATATATGCGTTTATACCAACAAACACTTTAGCATAGAGCTGTTGTGA
- a CDS encoding family 1 encapsulin nanocompartment shell protein, with the protein MNFLHREESPLTAQEWQTIDNIVVNTARNHLVGRRFIELTQALDPAIQSVAYDTIPSLDNGACGLFGEKECGIAKIKSRKFLPIPQIYKDFKIHWRDIETSRKLNIPLDVSVVALATREVALAEDRFIFHGDSEIGYPGLLNVEGRSIIKNKNFDEEGGIFKTALACVETLVEKGFSKNLAYILNPKDYTKAFRIYGNSGVLEITHIKELFDVGVFTSHAVDEGKTIAVATGVENMDIFLVQDMISAFIDYENMDYYFRVFEILAFRIKNPSAVVTTE; encoded by the coding sequence ATGAACTTTTTACATAGAGAAGAAAGCCCACTAACAGCTCAAGAGTGGCAAACAATAGACAACATCGTGGTAAATACCGCTAGAAACCACTTAGTAGGTAGAAGGTTTATAGAGCTAACCCAAGCTCTCGATCCAGCTATTCAATCGGTGGCCTACGATACTATACCAAGCTTAGATAATGGAGCTTGTGGGCTTTTTGGGGAAAAAGAATGCGGTATAGCCAAAATAAAATCAAGAAAATTTTTACCTATCCCCCAGATTTACAAAGACTTTAAGATACACTGGAGAGACATAGAAACCAGTAGAAAATTAAATATACCCTTAGATGTAAGCGTAGTGGCTTTGGCCACAAGAGAAGTGGCTTTGGCAGAGGATAGGTTTATATTCCATGGAGATAGCGAGATTGGGTATCCTGGGCTTTTAAATGTAGAAGGAAGAAGTATAATTAAAAACAAAAACTTTGACGAGGAAGGCGGTATATTTAAAACAGCTTTAGCTTGCGTGGAAACGCTGGTAGAAAAAGGTTTTAGCAAGAACTTAGCCTATATTTTAAATCCAAAAGACTATACAAAGGCTTTTAGGATATATGGGAACAGCGGTGTACTGGAAATAACGCATATAAAAGAACTTTTTGATGTAGGAGTTTTCACAAGCCATGCTGTTGATGAGGGTAAAACCATAGCGGTTGCCACTGGTGTTGAAAATATGGATATATTTTTAGTACAAGATATGATAAGCGCTTTTATAGATTATGAGAATATGGATTATTACTTTAGAGTGTTTGAGATTTTGGCTTTTAGAATAAAAAACCCATCGGCGGTAGTCACTACAGAATAA
- a CDS encoding rhodanese-like domain-containing protein, translated as MLKHTKTLLDVRMDKKEFDVDKVMDMFCCKEYIYIPFDEIVDNENLEYMLDKSKEYFVVCNSGNKSKYVVDMLNSLGFKAFNIEGGLKGLLEDDKLNVS; from the coding sequence ATGCTAAAGCATACTAAGACTCTTTTAGATGTAAGAATGGATAAGAAAGAATTTGATGTGGATAAAGTGATGGATATGTTTTGTTGTAAAGAGTATATTTATATTCCTTTTGATGAGATTGTAGATAACGAAAATTTAGAGTATATGTTAGATAAATCAAAGGAATATTTTGTAGTTTGCAACAGTGGCAATAAAAGTAAATATGTGGTAGATATGTTAAATAGTTTAGGTTTTAAAGCTTTTAATATAGAAGGAGGATTAAAGGGATTGTTAGAAGATGATAAACTCAATGTTTCTTAA
- a CDS encoding GGDEF domain-containing protein: protein MQFFLHTSKINNIGNHSSSKHAKHSYNIRYSRRTKTAPFSLIIFDIDDFKKINDAYGHDAGDLILKRISELVKANIRQEDIFCRIGGEEFAIILKQIDIFGAYVVSEKLRKIVETTDFTYKDKTIKTTVSLGVAEFGKNDTKETLFKKADRALYVSKTSGKNMSYLFFGDFMEV from the coding sequence TTGCAATTTTTTTTACATACAAGCAAAATTAATAACATCGGTAATCATTCATCAAGCAAACATGCTAAACATAGCTACAATATACGATATTCAAGAAGAACTAAAACGGCCCCTTTTTCTCTAATAATATTTGATATAGACGATTTTAAAAAAATAAACGACGCATACGGACACGACGCTGGGGATTTGATACTAAAACGTATATCGGAGCTCGTGAAAGCCAACATAAGACAAGAAGATATTTTTTGTAGGATAGGTGGGGAAGAGTTTGCCATTATACTAAAACAGATAGATATATTTGGAGCGTATGTTGTTTCAGAAAAACTAAGGAAAATAGTAGAAACTACAGACTTCACTTACAAGGACAAAACTATAAAAACCACCGTTAGCCTTGGCGTAGCTGAGTTTGGTAAAAACGATACAAAAGAAACCTTGTTTAAAAAAGCCGATAGAGCATTGTATGTATCAAAAACCTCTGGTAAAAACATGAGTTATTTATTTTTTGGAGATTTTATGGAAGTATAA
- a CDS encoding transposase translates to MKEEERIGKLKASLESLIEDYLGKDINNYQKLGVKEFIELVMETLMKSERKIFLSEKEDNKANGYYGRTLNAGSFKIDLNVPRDRKGRFRPKALPEPYRRVNED, encoded by the coding sequence ATGAAAGAAGAAGAAAGAATAGGGAAGTTAAAAGCTTCTTTAGAAAGCCTAATAGAAGATTATCTTGGTAAAGACATCAACAACTACCAGAAGCTTGGTGTAAAGGAGTTCATTGAGTTAGTTATGGAAACGCTTATGAAGTCTGAAAGAAAGATATTCTTAAGCGAAAAAGAAGACAACAAAGCTAACGGATACTATGGAAGAACTTTAAACGCAGGATCTTTTAAGATAGACTTAAATGTTCCGAGAGATAGAAAAGGAAGATTTAGGCCTAAAGCTTTACCAGAGCCCTATAGAAGAGTCAATGAAGATTAG
- a CDS encoding ATP-binding protein, whose product MKYLPIGIQTFRDIIEGGFYYVDKTQFIPKLTSKYYFLSRPRRFGKSLFLDTLKEAFSGNKELFKGLYLYDNWDWEKRYPVIKISFASGNIRTSDILLDLMTSQVNRISEKEQINLKEKRPSQMFLELIQKLYEKYNQKVVVLIDEYDKPILDAIENIEIARENREILKDFYSVLKDADSYLKLVFLTGVSRFSKVSIFSGLNQLQDITLNEEFSTVCGYTQSELESVFSDRLKDFDKEKIKQWYNGYSWLGESVYNPFDILLLFSEKRFRAFWFETGTPTFLIKMFMKNRYYIPELENLEVGEEILSNLDVDNIRVENLLFQAGYLTIKEFLEEDGVYILSYPNLEVRKSLNNAFLFYLDFDASRITKTELNIKQILKEKNIDKLKDAIYTFFASIPHDWYRKNDIDSYEGFYASIVYALFNGAGLNVIAEDNTNKGQIDLSVFNQDSVYIIEFKVVEDKEEGGKALEQIKEKRYYEKYKSKYNDIYLIGIEFSKKDKNIVGFEWEKVSTFYI is encoded by the coding sequence ATGAAATATTTACCTATTGGCATACAAACGTTTAGAGATATCATAGAAGGCGGTTTTTACTATGTAGATAAAACACAATTTATACCAAAACTAACGAGCAAATATTATTTTCTATCTCGTCCAAGAAGATTTGGCAAATCTCTTTTTCTTGACACATTAAAAGAAGCTTTTTCTGGCAACAAAGAATTATTTAAAGGGCTTTATCTGTACGATAATTGGGATTGGGAGAAAAGGTATCCAGTGATAAAAATAAGCTTTGCAAGTGGAAATATAAGAACTTCAGATATTTTATTGGATCTAATGACATCTCAAGTAAATAGGATATCAGAAAAAGAACAGATAAACTTAAAAGAAAAGCGTCCAAGCCAAATGTTTTTAGAACTTATCCAAAAACTATACGAAAAATACAATCAAAAAGTAGTAGTACTAATAGATGAATACGATAAACCGATATTAGATGCGATAGAGAATATCGAGATAGCCAGGGAAAATAGAGAAATATTGAAAGATTTTTATTCGGTGTTAAAAGATGCTGATTCTTATCTAAAACTTGTATTCCTTACAGGTGTATCAAGGTTTTCGAAAGTATCAATCTTTAGCGGTTTAAATCAGCTTCAAGATATCACGTTAAATGAAGAGTTTTCTACAGTATGCGGCTATACCCAATCTGAGCTTGAAAGTGTGTTTTCCGATAGACTAAAGGATTTTGATAAAGAAAAGATAAAACAGTGGTACAACGGCTATAGTTGGCTTGGAGAGAGCGTTTACAATCCTTTTGATATACTCCTTCTTTTCTCAGAAAAAAGGTTTAGAGCCTTTTGGTTTGAGACAGGGACACCTACATTTCTTATTAAGATGTTTATGAAAAACAGATACTACATCCCAGAGCTTGAGAATTTGGAGGTAGGAGAAGAGATTTTATCAAATCTTGATGTTGATAACATAAGGGTAGAAAATCTTTTGTTTCAAGCTGGTTATCTTACAATAAAAGAGTTTTTAGAAGAAGACGGGGTGTATATACTATCTTATCCAAACTTAGAAGTAAGAAAAAGCTTAAACAACGCCTTTCTTTTTTATCTAGATTTTGATGCTAGCAGGATAACCAAAACAGAGCTTAATATAAAGCAAATTCTTAAAGAGAAAAATATAGACAAACTAAAAGATGCTATATACACATTCTTTGCAAGCATCCCTCACGATTGGTATAGGAAAAACGATATAGACTCCTATGAGGGTTTTTACGCATCTATTGTATATGCGCTTTTTAACGGAGCAGGGCTAAATGTGATAGCAGAAGACAACACAAACAAAGGCCAGATAGATCTAAGTGTCTTTAACCAAGACAGCGTTTATATAATAGAGTTTAAGGTAGTAGAAGATAAAGAAGAAGGAGGAAAAGCTTTAGAGCAGATAAAAGAAAAAAGGTATTATGAAAAGTATAAGAGCAAATATAATGATATATACCTAATAGGGATAGAGTTTAGCAAGAAGGATAAAAACATTGTGGGTTTTGAGTGGGAGAAAGTTTCAACTTTTTACATTTAA
- a CDS encoding nitroreductase family protein: MKSAIVDSYGVKDGVIPEKAKLKAVRDSSLFAMNFIITARCFGFETHPMEGFNDKKLRDFIKLPDYKIITMVIAIGYKDQSRKLLPRAFRYSFEDFVKLL; this comes from the coding sequence GTGAAAAGTGCTATAGTAGATAGCTATGGTGTTAAGGACGGTGTTATACCAGAGAAGGCTAAGTTAAAAGCTGTAAGAGATAGTTCTTTGTTTGCCATGAATTTTATAATCACTGCTAGATGCTTTGGCTTTGAAACGCATCCGATGGAAGGTTTTAATGATAAAAAATTGAGAGATTTTATAAAGCTTCCAGATTATAAGATAATCACCATGGTAATAGCCATAGGCTATAAAGATCAAAGCAGAAAACTCTTACCAAGGGCTTTTAGATATTCTTTTGAAGATTTTGTAAAGCTTTTATAG
- the tkt gene encoding transketolase: MNIDELVINSIRFLSVDAVEKANSGHPGMPLGTAHIGYILFDRILRYNPENPKWVNRDRFVLSNGHGSMLLYSLLYLYGFDLTLEDIKNFRQLGSKTPGHPESFLTKGVEATTGPLGQGIANAVGMAIEQKHLGAICNKLDEPILDYKVFCMVGDGDLMEGISYEAAALAGHLNLDNLFIIWDNNHITIDGDTSLAWSEDVLKRFENAGFTVRHIEDGYDIGLLEKTIKELLTNQTKPVFLSVRTHIGYKSIKQDSAEAHGAPLGKEAIAKLRESLNWPYEPFHIPQEVLDYTRRKVEEGRILEQKWQEKLLKYKETHKDIVDILTKNINLENVISHIPRFTEDMATRQASGKVLNAIAPHMPTLFGGSADLHESNNTYIHNEGDFEATNYYGRNIHFGIREHAMGAIANGMAYGGITTPYVATFLVFSDYMRPSIRVAALSKLHVIYIFTHDSIGVGEDGPTHQPVEHVPSLRLIPNLWVMRPCDANETAYCWELALRRKDGPVALILSRQKLKTLDRTKYTKENMTKYGAYVLSGAPNQEFTIIASGSEVGLALALQDKLAENGIQSSVVSAPCLELFEMQDEAYKKEVIPKNTKHIVIEAAKGDIWYKYVNKDALVISMETFGKSGKGPEVMKHFGFDEEYIYQKVKEKWM, from the coding sequence ATGAACATAGATGAACTTGTCATTAACAGCATTAGATTTTTAAGCGTAGATGCCGTAGAAAAAGCTAATTCAGGACATCCCGGTATGCCCCTTGGCACCGCTCACATAGGATATATACTATTTGATAGGATTTTAAGATACAACCCAGAAAACCCCAAATGGGTAAATAGAGATAGATTTGTGCTTTCCAATGGGCATGGTTCCATGCTTCTTTATTCGCTGCTATACCTTTATGGGTTTGATCTTACCCTTGAAGATATTAAAAACTTTAGACAATTAGGAAGTAAAACCCCAGGACACCCAGAGAGCTTTTTAACAAAAGGCGTAGAAGCCACCACAGGACCCCTTGGACAGGGTATAGCAAACGCCGTAGGTATGGCTATAGAGCAAAAACACCTTGGGGCTATATGCAACAAGCTTGATGAGCCTATATTGGACTATAAAGTCTTTTGCATGGTAGGAGACGGGGATTTAATGGAAGGGATCTCTTATGAAGCAGCAGCTTTGGCAGGGCATCTAAACCTTGACAATCTATTTATTATCTGGGACAACAACCATATTACTATAGATGGAGACACAAGCTTAGCTTGGAGTGAAGATGTACTAAAGCGTTTTGAAAACGCAGGTTTTACCGTAAGACACATAGAAGACGGATACGACATTGGGCTTTTAGAAAAGACTATAAAAGAACTTTTAACAAATCAAACAAAACCAGTGTTCTTATCGGTAAGAACTCATATAGGTTATAAAAGCATAAAACAAGACAGCGCTGAAGCCCATGGGGCTCCTCTTGGAAAAGAAGCTATAGCAAAATTAAGGGAAAGCCTAAACTGGCCCTATGAACCTTTCCACATACCTCAAGAGGTATTGGATTACACAAGAAGAAAAGTAGAAGAAGGAAGAATATTAGAGCAAAAATGGCAAGAAAAGTTATTAAAATACAAAGAAACTCATAAAGATATTGTAGATATTTTGACAAAGAATATAAATTTGGAAAACGTAATATCACATATACCAAGGTTTACAGAAGATATGGCCACAAGACAAGCCTCCGGCAAAGTGTTAAATGCTATAGCACCGCACATGCCAACGCTTTTTGGTGGTTCAGCAGACCTACACGAATCAAACAACACCTATATTCACAACGAAGGGGATTTTGAAGCCACAAACTACTACGGAAGAAACATACATTTTGGTATAAGAGAACATGCGATGGGAGCTATAGCCAACGGCATGGCTTACGGAGGCATCACAACTCCTTATGTGGCAACGTTTTTGGTATTTTCAGATTATATGAGACCAAGTATAAGAGTAGCCGCTTTGTCAAAGCTACACGTGATATACATATTTACCCACGATTCTATAGGTGTAGGAGAAGATGGACCAACCCATCAACCAGTAGAACACGTACCATCTTTGAGACTAATACCAAACCTATGGGTGATGCGCCCTTGCGATGCCAATGAAACCGCTTACTGCTGGGAACTTGCTTTAAGAAGAAAAGACGGCCCAGTAGCTCTTATACTATCTCGTCAAAAGCTAAAAACCTTAGATAGGACAAAGTATACCAAAGAAAATATGACAAAATATGGAGCATACGTGCTTTCTGGTGCTCCAAATCAAGAATTTACCATAATAGCATCAGGATCTGAAGTAGGATTGGCTTTGGCTCTCCAAGACAAACTTGCCGAAAACGGCATACAGTCTTCTGTAGTAAGTGCTCCTTGTTTAGAGCTTTTTGAAATGCAAGATGAAGCTTATAAAAAAGAGGTCATTCCAAAAAATACAAAGCACATAGTAATAGAAGCTGCTAAAGGAGATATCTGGTATAAGTATGTAAACAAAGACGCCCTTGTAATATCTATGGAAACCTTTGGCAAATCTGGAAAAGGCCCAGAGGTTATGAAACATTTTGGTTTTGACGAAGAATATATATATCAAAAAGTGAAAGAAAAATGGATGTAA